Sequence from the Amaranthus tricolor cultivar Red isolate AtriRed21 chromosome 1, ASM2621246v1, whole genome shotgun sequence genome:
AATCCATTTTTGTTCTTTCATTTCAGATAAAACCCCCTTAAAGTATCAACTAATAGAGGAGTGATATTAGACaagcctttttttttctttttttgttcccAAATAGGAAATATTGGATCCAATTCGGATATTAATATTCTAGGGATTACCatatataacataaaatttCTCCGCCAATTCCTTCTAGTCGAGCTTCCCGATCCGTCATTATACCTCGAGAGGTAGAAAGAATTGCAATCCCCATTCCACCTAAAATTCTAGGAATTCGTTGATAGTTAGAATAGATTCGTAGACCAGGTCGACTGATCCTTTTTAAATAGAAAGTATTTCTATAAGCCCCTTTCTTATTTCTTCTATGTCGCAGCGTTAAAACCAAAAAAGTTTTATCTCTTTCTTGATGTTTTCTCGCATTTTCAATGAAACCTTCTCGTAAAAGTATTTTAACAATGTTTTCGGTGATGTTAGTAGATACTATTCGAACCGTTCCTTTTCTATTCATGTCAGCATTTCGTATAGAAGTTATTATATCAGCAATAGTGTCCCTACCCATAATGAACTAAAATCGGTGGTGTCCCAAAAATTTGATATAATCAACATGTTATtagtttctttttaattaaaaaatgaaaaaatttaaaatgaaaggtATATACGTGATACACAATCTACTAtgattgaaattcattcaaatgccTTAGATTATCATTTTATAATACCTCAGGAGCTAATGAAactattttagtaaatttttgtCTCAATTCCCGGGCAATCGCACCAAAAATTCGAGTTCCCTTTGGATTTCCTTCTTGATCAATAATAACTGCGGCATTGTCATCATATCGTATTATCATGCCGTTGTCGCGTTTGAGTTCTTTACAGGTACGTACAATTACAGCTCTGATCACTTCGGATCTTTCTAAGGGCGTATTAGGTATTGCTTCTTTGATCACAGCAACAATAACGTCACCAATACGAGCATATCGACGATTGCTAGCTCCTATGATTCGAATACACATCAATTCTCGAGCCCCGCTGTTGTCTGCTACATTCAAAAGGGTCTGAGGTTgaatcatattttatttttatctgttCTTTCAATGCAAAACTAAATGCAAAAGGTGaaaaagaaatattgtttgtcCAAAAAAACTTCCACTTGGTGTTATCCAAAAGATCCATTTCCTTTAGTTCTATATTCTTATCCTGAAATAATGAATTGAGTTCGTATAGGCATTTTTGATGCCGCTATTGTGATAGCTCTTCGGGCTACATTTTCTGCTACTCCGCTTATTTCATAAAGTATTCGACCTGGTTTGACAACAGCTACCCAATATTCGGGAGATCCTTTCCCCGAACCCATACGGGTTTCTGCGGGTCTTACTGTAACAGGTTTGTCAGGAAAAACGCGGACCCATATTTTTCCACCGCGACGTGCATTTCGTGTCATTGCTCGTCGCCCGGCTTCTATTTGTCTAGACGTGATCCAAGCGGGTTCAAGTGCCTGAAGAGCATATCTTCCGAAACAAATACGATTACCCCGATAAGATATTCCCTTCATTCTTCCTCTATGTTGTTTACGGAATCGAGTTCTTTTGGGGTTATAGTTGATGGTTCCTTTGTAATTCCATCTCTACTGCAGAACTGGACGTGAGAGTTTCTTCTCATCCGGCTCCTCGCGAATTAAAAAATGgaaatttcattttttaaatgtctatttttatataatatataataaataattaagatatatatgtaaaaatataatacactgaatcaatgaattcttttttattcatctagtttactaaatattttattctattctttttttttttattgaattccTTGTATTTTAACAATTGAAtatgagaatgaaaaaaaaaaaaaagaattttcgtGGGCGAATATTTACTCTTTCAATAGCTATTTCGAGTGTAGAGTTAGCTTATAATTTTTCAGAATATATGAATTGTCCTCTGGTTCGTTCCGCCATCCTTTCCAATGAATTATcagaattcattttcaagtgaATCTTATGTATTCATGGGTTCCGTCGTTCCCATCGCTTCTTGATTAATGGTTAGGTCTGAATTCTACAATGGAGCTTTTGTTTTTCCACCAACCCCCTTAGTCGTTATTGGCTCTAAGCTCTTATTTTTTTGTTCTATAGAACAGAttcatatcatataattttgtttgaatctGTATTGATGCTTTaattacattttcttttatgagaTGTTCAAAGACCTTACATATTGGAATTATATatcttttatattagattcatttttttctttctctcatcTTTCCATTTACCGgtatccttttttcttttttgtattttaattttctttgacAGTAAATCTAATGAATTGTTTATGTCAAAAAAATTCAGTTGCTACAATGATAGGACTAAAATAGTATATCTTGACTGTTTCTTTGGATCCAGATAATGTGATGCGATGAGTTGGTTATTAgttctataatttttagttcATACTTGGTACTATAActttaactttctttttttagtcttaattttaacaaaaaccaACGAGTCACACACTAAGCATAGCAATTATatcaaaaggtaaattttatttttattaaacctTATGGGATTAAAAATTAGAATTGATTggatggaaaaaagaatcaaaaaggGTTGCCATTTTTTTGTTCCATCGTTCCATCGAAACAGAAAGACAAGTCAACTAAAGGTTTTTTATTCTTCGTCTATAAATATCCAAATTTTGATACCCAATACCCCATAGATAGTTCGAACGGTATAGGCACAATAATCAATTTTCGCATGAATGGTTTGTAGGGGAACCCTACCCTCTCTTATCCATTCGATACGTGCAATTTCTTTTCCATCGATACGGCCTgcaatttgtatttgaattCCTTTTGTATCAGCTTGTTCAGTTAATTCGATAGCTTTTTTCATTGCTTTTCGAAATGATACCCTACTCTTTAGTTGTCCGGCTATAAATTCGGCAAGAATATTAGGGTCTCCATAAGGCTTTGCAATTCTTGTAATAGCAATGTTCAGTTTTCGGTTCACACAATTCAATTCTTTTTggacatttatttttaagtctTCAACCCCTTTTGGtctattttctattaataactTCGGGAATCCCATATGAATTATCACCTGTATCAAATCGattcttttttgaatttcgatACGTGCAATTCCTTCGACACCTGAGgatgtttttgtatttttttgtatataatttttGATACAATCCCTTATTTTTTGATCTTCTTGTAGACCCTCTGAGTAGTTTTTTGGTTGTGAAAACCAAAGGGAATAATGACTTTGGGTTGTACCAAGTCTGAAACCAAGTGGATTTATTTTTTGTCCCATATTACCCCACTATACTTACTTTATAATATACCTAGACGGTAAAACATAGACTTTAATTTAAACTTATCCATATAACGACCAGAAAAAAGTTCTACTCGCCTACCTAAAGGCATAACACGGAACAAAGTTAATATATCATCTGGAATTAAACtttctatatatttttcatatcCATCAAAGAAGCTTGTATCTCTTAATACAATAGTTATGTGACAAGTAGGTTTTTTTATCATGAAACTACGTCCGCGAGCTcgcggttttaattttttcatggtAGTGCCTTTATTAACTTCAGCTTTACTAATAATTAAGTTCGCTTTGTTAAATTTTCTATTGTGACTAGCATTTGCTGCTGCAgaataaatcaatttaaaaataggATAACATGCTCGATAGGGCATAAGTTCTAATATCATAAGGGTTTCTTCGTAGGAACGCCCACGAATCTGATCAATTACTCTTCTGGCTTTATCAGCAGACATCGATATAGATTGACCTCTAGTAGTTATCTCATCGGGTTTCCCTGATTCGTATTCCTCTTTTAGACGCCACTGGTACAgacgcatgtaatcaaattcttccttcttttttttttttttaaacaaacccATAAAGTTTACCTCCATTAATAAAGGATAAGCatctatatttattatattaattttaactataataaaaataaaaaaattaactataaaactataataataaataattaataaataaaaaattggttAAACTTAACGACGAGATTTATTATCGTTTTTTGCGTGTCCCCGGAAATTTAGAGTTGGTGCAAATTCGCCTAATTTATGACCTACCATACGATCCGTTATGTAAATAGGCAAGTGTTCTCTTCCATTATGGATAGCAATTGTGTGGCCAATCATTGTGGGTATAATGGTAGATGCCCGTGACCAAGTtactattatttctttttccgCCTTTGTGTTAAGCTtctcaatttttcttaataaatgatTCGCTacaaaaggatttttttttagtgaacGTGTCACAGTTAATTACtcctatattttgtttttttttttatgtaaagacGAAGAAACTAattctattttcattttctttcctaTTTACTACGTCGAcgaataataaaattatcactatatttattcctttttctacttcttcttccaagtgCAGGATAACCCCAAGGGGTTGTGGGGTTTTTTCTACCAATTGGGGCCCTCCCCTCACCACCCCCATGGGGATGGTCTACAGGGTTCATAACTACTCCTCTTACTACAGGACGCTTACCTAGCCAACGCTTAGATCCGGCTCTACCCAACCTTTTCTGGTTCACTCCAACATTTCCCACTTGTCCGACTGTTGCTGAGCAGTTTTTGGATATCAAACGTACCTCCCCAGAAGGTAATTTTAATGTGGCCGATTTCCCCTCTTTTGCAATCAGTTTCGCTACAGCACCCGCTGCTCTAGCTAATTGTCCACCCTTTCCAAGTGTGATTTCTATGTTATGTATGGCCGTGCCTAAGGGCATATCGGTCAAAGGTAAGGCATTTCCCATTTTTATAGGAACTTCTGTACCAGAAACAATGGTATCTCCAATTATAGCCCCTCGGGGATGTAAAATATATCTCTTCTCACCATCCCCATAGTGTATGAGACAAATGTATGCATTTCGATTAGGGTCGTATTCTATGGTTACGATTCTACCATATATGTCTTTTTCATTCCGTCGAAAATCGATTTTACGGTATAGACGCTTATGACCCCCCCCTCTATGCCTTGCGGTAATGATTCCTCTGGAATTACGACCTTTACCACAACGACGCTGTCCATAGATCAAATTATTTCGTGGATTGGATTTCACTTGATTGTCTACGGCTCCATTGCGTGTGCTCGAGGTAGAAGTTTTGTATAAATGTATCGCCATGCTATTAAGTATTTTGATTTAAGTTCTTTTCTTTCTAAGAGGTGGAATAGAATAACTCGATTGAAGTGTAATGATCATACGTCTGTAATGCATTGTATGTCCCATAATAGGTCCCATTCTTCTACCCTTTCTCGGGAGTCGATGACTATTCATAGCTATTACAAAGTTCGactcaatgctttatttccgtCCTAGTTGATCTTGATTCGACATTAGAAGTATATTGATTTTTCCCCAATAACCGAATACTTTTGTCTGTAAATACTGCATATTTGATTCCATCCATAAATCTATTTTCTTCCCTATTAGTTCGAGTTTCAATAAGAATGCTAGTTCTTACTGTTCATATGTTATGATATGAATATACCACACCAATTCCTTATGTATGGATGATAAGATTCCATTGATACAGAGCCAATTCCAATAGACTTATTGGAGGGTCCCATTGGCGTGCATCCAGTAGGAATTGAACCTACGAATTCGCCAATTATGAGTTGGGCGCTTTAACCATTCAGCCATGGATGCTTAGCGGGGATCCTCGTACATGGTGAATAACCAAATTCCAATTGAAATGAAATCTTTAGGATAAATCAATGCAATTTAGGAGGAATCAATGAAAGGACATCAATTCAAATCCTGGATTTTCGAATTGAGAGAGATATTGAGAGAGATTAAGAATTCTCACTATTTCTTAGATTCATGGACCCAATTCAATTCAGTGGGATCTTTCATTCACATTTTTTTCCACCAAGAACGTTTTATAAAACTCTTTGACCCCCGAATTTGGAGTATCCTACTTTCACGCAATTCACAGGGTTCAACAAGCAATCGATATTTCACGATCAAGGGTGTAGTACTCTTTGTGGTAGTGGTCCTTATATATCGTATTACCAATCGAAATATGGTCGAAAGAAAAAATCTCTATTTGATAGGGCTTCTTCCTATACCTATGAATTCCATTGGACCCAGAAATGATACATTGAAAAAATCCTTTTGGTCTTCCAATATCAATAGGCTGATTGTTTCGCTACTCTATCTTCCAAAAGGAAAGAAGATTTCTGAGAGTTATTTACTAGATCCGAAAGAGAGTACTTGGTTTCTTCCAATAACTAAAAAGTGTATCATGTCTGAATCTAACCGGGGTTCGCGGTGGTGGAGGAACTGGATCGGAAAAAAGAGGGATTCTAGTTGTAAGATATCTAATGAAACCGTCGCTGGAATTGAGATCTCATTCAAAGAGAAAGATATCAAATATCTGGAGTTTCCCTTTGTATATTATATGGATGATCCGATCCGCAAGGACCACGATTGGG
This genomic interval carries:
- the LOC130810898 gene encoding 50S ribosomal protein L16, chloroplastic-like, yielding MRRNSHVQFCSRDGITKEPSTITPKELDSALEPAWITSRQIEAGRRAMTRNARRGGKIWVRVFPDKPVTVRPAETRMGSGKGSPEYWVAVVKPGRILYEISGVAENVARRAITIAASKMPIRTQFIISG
- the LOC130818854 gene encoding 30S ribosomal protein S8, chloroplastic, with protein sequence MGRDTIADIITSIRNADMNRKGTVRIVSTNITENIVKILLREGFIENARKHQERDKTFLVLTLRHRRNKKGAYRNTFYLKRISRPGLRIYSNYQRIPRILGGMGIAILSTSRGIMTDREARLEGIGGEILCYIW
- the LOC130818831 gene encoding 30S ribosomal protein S3, chloroplastic is translated as MGQKINPLGFRLGTTQSHYSLWFSQPKNYSEGLQEDQKIRDCIKNYIQKNTKTSSGVEGIARIEIQKRIDLIQVIIHMGFPKLLIENRPKGVEDLKINVQKELNCVNRKLNIAITRIAKPYGDPNILAEFIAGQLKSRVSFRKAMKKAIELTEQADTKGIQIQIAGRIDGKEIARIEWIREGRVPLQTIHAKIDYCAYTVRTIYGVLGIKIWIFIDEE
- the LOC130818864 gene encoding 50S ribosomal protein L14, chloroplastic; the protein is MIQPQTLLNVADNSGARELMCIRIIGASNRRYARIGDVIVAVIKEAIPNTPLERSEVIRAVIVRTCKELKRDNGMIIRYDDNAAVIIDQEGNPKGTRIFGAIARELRQKFTKIVSLAPEVL
- the LOC130818815 gene encoding 50S ribosomal protein L2, chloroplastic, which gives rise to MAIHLYKTSTSSTRNGAVDNQVKSNPRNNLIYGQRRCGKGRNSRGIITARHRGGGHKRLYRKIDFRRNEKDIYGRIVTIEYDPNRNAYICLIHYGDGEKRYILHPRGAIIGDTIVSGTEVPIKMGNALPLTDMPLGTAIHNIEITLGKGGQLARAAGAVAKLIAKEGKSATLKLPSGEVRLISKNCSATVGQVGNVGVNQKRLGRAGSKRWLGKRPVVRGVVMNPVDHPHGGGEGRAPIGRKNPTTPWGYPALGRRSRKRNKYSDNFIIRRRSK
- the LOC130818839 gene encoding 50S ribosomal protein L22, chloroplastic-like, which gives rise to MEVNFMGLFKKKKKKEEFDYMRLYQWRLKEEYESGKPDEITTRGQSISMSADKARRVIDQIRGRSYEETLMILELMPYRACYPIFKLIYSAAANASHNRKFNKANLIISKAEVNKGTTMKKLKPRARGRSFMIKKPTCHITIVLRDTSFFDGYEKYIESLIPDDILTLFRVMPLGRRVELFSGRYMDKFKLKSMFYRLGIL